ACGGGAGCGAGTCGAGGCATCGGCGCGGCAGTCGCGCGGCGGTTCGCCGACGAGGGCGCGCGAGTCGTCGTCTGCGCGAGAGAGCAAGACGAACTCGACGCCGTCGTCGCGGATATCGAGGACGCGGGCGGCGAAGTCAAAGGGATGCGCGCCGACGTGCGCGACGAGTTCGACGTGGAGCGACTGATGGAGACCGCGGCGCGCGGGAGCGACGGCGGCATCGACGTGATAGTCGCCAGCGCCGGGGTCTTCCACGGCAGTCCCGGCAAGTCGCCGCTGGCCGAGGACGCCTACTCGGCGTTCGACGACTCGTTCCGGACCAACGCCCGCGGCGTGTTCGCCGCGGTCAAGGAGGCCCTGCCGCATCTCGCCGACGACGCGCGAGTGTTGGTCCCCTCCGGGAAAATCGCCCGCGAGGCGAAATCGGGGTACGGTGCCTACGCGGTCTCGAAAGCCGCGGTCGAGGCGGTCGTGCGTCAGTTCGCGGCCGAAATCGACCAGCCAATCGGCGTCGTGGACCCCGGCGCTGTCGCCACCGACCTCACCGGCGGGCAGGGCCGTGACCCCGAGGACGCTGCGGACCTCCTCCACTGGGTCGCCACAGCGGCCGCCCCGGAGACGTTCGACGGCGGCGTCGTCGGTCTGAAGGAGTTCAAGAAGGCGACGGCGTGAGATTTCCGGCGCTATCTCACCCGGTTTCGGTCTGCATTAGCTTCGGAGAGGTGTTCTGTTCTGGCGTGATGCGATACCCCTCGTAGTTGAAACTGGTCTCGAACTGCGCCTCGGGCGCGGGGGGTTCAAAAAAGATGGTCGATGACGTGGTCTTGTCGGCCCTGAGTACCGCAATCGGAGGCCTTATTAACTGCACAGAACTCGTTAACAACATGCGACTCTCTCGTCTCGGTCTTCTCGGTCCCGTCGCGCTCGTCGCGCTCACGGCGTTCGCGTTGCGCGCGGGCACGCTCAAGGTTGCGATTATCGCGTGGGTGGCGTTCGCCGCGATGGCGGGCGCGGCGCTGGTGGGCGAGCGGTCCGGCGCGACGACCGACGCCGGGCGGTTGGTCTGGGGGTACGGACTCGCCAGCGGCGCGATGATAACCAGCGCGGCCGTCTTCATCGTGCCGGGAGCCATCGGCCACCACCCGAAGTTCGGCGGGTTCGGCATCGCCTTCGGCGTCCTCGTCGGGTTCTCGGCCCACACGCTCGGCCACCGCGCGACCCACATGGAACTGCCATTCGACCACACCGCCGCGGAGTTGACCGCCCACTCGTTCGCCGCGGGAGCCATCATCGGACTCGTCTACGGTAACATGCCCGACCCCGGACTCCTGCTCGGACTGGCCATCGTCTCTCACAAGGGTCCTGCGGGCTACGCCGCGGCCGACCGACTCCGCCGGGCCGACAAACCGGTCTCGGTCCTCCTGCTTCCGGCCGCGGGCGTCGGGATTACAGCGATTCCGTCCGCGCTTCTGAAACTCCCCTCCAGCGACCCCATCAACGGTCTCGTCTTCGGGTTCGCGGCGGGCGTGTTCCTCCACGTCGCCATGGATTTCCTCCCGCGATGTGAACTCGGCGGCGAGGTGTACGAGGTGGCCCAGATTACCGACGACGCCCACGACCTGCTCGACCGCCTCCGGGCCCACGCCGTGGCCAGCACTGGTCTCGGCGGCGTCGTGGTGTTCGTCGCGTGGCTACTCGTGCGGCCCGGTCCCTAGACCCCGCGACGACTCGTCAGCAATCTGTGATCCGTTACCGTCACACTGAGATTTATACCGCCGTATCGCAACCCTTCTCTCATGAGAGTCGCCGTACTCGCTCACGAGAAGTTCCCCGAGCGCGCGAAGACCGCGGTCGGCCTGTTGCGCTACGCCGATTACGACATCGAGGCGGTCCTCGACCGCGACAACGCCGGAAAGCGAGTCTCGGAGTTCGTCCCTGACGTGCAGGACGCACCCATCGTCGCCGAGATGGCCGACGCGCCCGAGGTGGACGCACTCATCGTCGGCATCGCCCCCATCGGCGGTGGGTTCGACGAGACGTGGCGCTCGGACGTGACCACCGCCTTGGAGCGCGGGACCGACCTGATTTCGGGTCTCCACTACTTCCTCGAAGACGACGAGGAGTTCGCCCGCCTCGCCGACGAGAACGACTGCGACATCTGGGACGTGCGAAAGCCCCCCGAGGACCTGACCGTCGCGCAGGGCGTCGCCGACGAAGTCGAGGCCGAAGTCGTCCTCACGGTTGGTACCGACTGCTCGGTCGGGAAGATGACCGCGACGATGGAACTGCTGGAGGCGGCCCGCGAGCGCGGCGCGGATGTCGGATTCATCCCGACCGGCCAGACCGGAATCATGATAGAGAACTGGGGCACGCCCATCGACCGCGTGGTCTCGGACTTCACCGCAGGCGCGGTCGAGGAGATGATTCTGGAGCGCGGCGACGACTACGACTACCTCTTCGTGGAGGGACAGGGGAGCATCGTCCATCCGGCCTATTCGGCGGTCACCTGCGGCATCCTCCACGGGTCGATGGCCGACAAACTCGTCCTCTGTCACGAGGCGGGCCGCGAGGCGGTCCACGGCTACGAGGAGTTCGACCTCCCGCCGGTCGCCGACTACGTGGACCTCTACGAGAATCTTGCCCGGGCAGTTTACGAAACCAAAATCGTCGCTGGCGCGCTCAACACGAAAGAGGTCGGCGACGACGAGGCGGCCCGCGACGCCGTCGAGACGTTCGCCGACGAACTCGACGCGCCCGCGACCGACCCGGTTCGATTCGACGCCGACGAGGTGTTAGACGAACTCCTATGACCCTCACGACCGAGTTCGAGCGCCTGTCGCTCCCGCTCGAAAACGCCTTCACCATCTCGCGGGGGACCCAAGAGACCGCCGAGAACGTCGCGGTCCGCATCGCCGACGACGAGGGCAACGAGGGCGTCGGGGCGGCCGCGCCCTCCAGCCATTACGGCGAGACGGCCGCCACCGTGGAGACCGTCCTCCCCGACCTCCTCGATGTAGTCGAGGAGGTCGGCGACCCCCACCAACTCCACCGCATCGAGCGCCGGATGCGCGAAACCGTCGAGCGCAACCCGGCCGCCAGATGCGCGGTCAGCGTCGCGCTCCACGACCTCGCGGCCAAGCGCGCGGACCTGCCGCTGTATCGCTATTGGGGACTCGACCCCGCGGAGACAGTTCCGACCTCCTACACCATCGGCATCGACACCACCGAGCGGATGGCCGAGAAGACCGAGACTGCGGTCGAGCGGGGCTACTCGGTCCTCAAGGTCAAGGTCGGCACCGACCGCGACGAGGAGATACTCTCGACGGTCCGGGAACACGCGCCCGACGCGACGATTCGGGTGGACGCCAACGAGGCGTGGTCGCCCCGCGAAGCCGTCCGGAAAATCGAGGCCGTGGCCGAGTACGACCTCGAATTCGTCGAGCAACCCGTCTCGGCCGACGACCCCGAGGGCCTGAAGTTCGTCCGCGACCGCTCGCCGCTCCCCATCGCGGCCGACGAGTCGTGCGTGACGCTCGCGGACATCCCCCGAATTGCGGACACGGTGGACATCGCCAATCTGAAACTGATGAAATGCGGCGGTCTCAGGGAAGCCAAGCGCATGATTCACGCCGCTCGCGCGCACGGACTGGAGGTCATGCTCGGGTGCATGATTGAGACGAACGCCGCCATCTCGGCGGCGGCCCACCTCGCGCCCCTGCTGGACTACGCCGACCTCGACGGGTCGCTCCTGCTCGACGACGACCCCTATAGTGGTGTTCCGATGCCCGAGGGCGACATCGACCTCGCCGGATTCGACCGGCCGGGGACCGGCGCTCGCCGGGAGTAAGTCGGTGTTCGCGGACGGCACGCGAAACAACTCGCCCGGAAAAAGGGTCTCGGACGCGCCGTCTCAGTCGTCGGCCGCGACGGTGGCCGACGAGTCGGCAGCGTCGTTCGGCGTTGTCGCGCGTCCGGTCAGCGCCATGACGAACAGGACGAGCGGCGAGAGGAACGCGAAGAAGTAGTACGGGAAGTACGACCCCCAGAACGCCGACCAACTCGCTAACGAGAGCGTCGTCACGTCCAAGGCACTGGACATGTAGACCGCACCGGCGTGCCACGGGATGAGCGCACCGGTCGGGGTCCCCGCGGCCTCGACGGCGCGCGAGAGGTCGCTGCTCTCCAAGTCGTAGTCGTCGTAGAGGTTCCGGAGCGTCATCCCCGGAATCACGATGGCCATGTACTGCTGGGCGCTGAAGACGTTGACCAGAATCGCCGACAGGCCGGAACTCACGACGAGGCTGGTCGAACTGCGGACCGCCTGCACGAGGTGGTGGGCCAGCACTGCGAGGACGCCGATTCCTTCGAGGATTCCGCCGAGCGCGAGCGCGGCGACGACGACGGTGATGGTCCACGCCGACCCGGAGAGACCATCGACGTGCAGTAGTTTGTTGACCAACTTGGTGCCGGTCTGGGGTTCGGTCCCTATCAGGAACACGTCCCACGCGGCGGTGAACCCGACACCCTGCACCGCGAACGTCGTGAAGACGCCCGCGAAGACGCCCGCCACGAGCGAGGGGAGCGCCGGGTAGCCGTAGAGCGCGAGACCGAAGGTGACGACCAGCGGCAAGAACACGAGCGGCGAGAGGCTGTAGGTGCCCGCCAGCGCGCCCTGAATCTCGGCGACCTGCCCCTCGGGAATCGCTCCGCCCGCGCGGAGACCGAGGACGGCGTAGAGGATGATCG
This genomic stretch from Halorussus pelagicus harbors:
- a CDS encoding SDR family NAD(P)-dependent oxidoreductase, coding for MDGQTAVVTGASRGIGAAVARRFADEGARVVVCAREQDELDAVVADIEDAGGEVKGMRADVRDEFDVERLMETAARGSDGGIDVIVASAGVFHGSPGKSPLAEDAYSAFDDSFRTNARGVFAAVKEALPHLADDARVLVPSGKIAREAKSGYGAYAVSKAAVEAVVRQFAAEIDQPIGVVDPGAVATDLTGGQGRDPEDAADLLHWVATAAAPETFDGGVVGLKEFKKATA
- a CDS encoding ZIP family metal transporter; protein product: MRLSRLGLLGPVALVALTAFALRAGTLKVAIIAWVAFAAMAGAALVGERSGATTDAGRLVWGYGLASGAMITSAAVFIVPGAIGHHPKFGGFGIAFGVLVGFSAHTLGHRATHMELPFDHTAAELTAHSFAAGAIIGLVYGNMPDPGLLLGLAIVSHKGPAGYAAADRLRRADKPVSVLLLPAAGVGITAIPSALLKLPSSDPINGLVFGFAAGVFLHVAMDFLPRCELGGEVYEVAQITDDAHDLLDRLRAHAVASTGLGGVVVFVAWLLVRPGP
- a CDS encoding DUF1611 domain-containing protein, yielding MRVAVLAHEKFPERAKTAVGLLRYADYDIEAVLDRDNAGKRVSEFVPDVQDAPIVAEMADAPEVDALIVGIAPIGGGFDETWRSDVTTALERGTDLISGLHYFLEDDEEFARLADENDCDIWDVRKPPEDLTVAQGVADEVEAEVVLTVGTDCSVGKMTATMELLEAARERGADVGFIPTGQTGIMIENWGTPIDRVVSDFTAGAVEEMILERGDDYDYLFVEGQGSIVHPAYSAVTCGILHGSMADKLVLCHEAGREAVHGYEEFDLPPVADYVDLYENLARAVYETKIVAGALNTKEVGDDEAARDAVETFADELDAPATDPVRFDADEVLDELL
- a CDS encoding dipeptide epimerase codes for the protein MTLTTEFERLSLPLENAFTISRGTQETAENVAVRIADDEGNEGVGAAAPSSHYGETAATVETVLPDLLDVVEEVGDPHQLHRIERRMRETVERNPAARCAVSVALHDLAAKRADLPLYRYWGLDPAETVPTSYTIGIDTTERMAEKTETAVERGYSVLKVKVGTDRDEEILSTVREHAPDATIRVDANEAWSPREAVRKIEAVAEYDLEFVEQPVSADDPEGLKFVRDRSPLPIAADESCVTLADIPRIADTVDIANLKLMKCGGLREAKRMIHAARAHGLEVMLGCMIETNAAISAAAHLAPLLDYADLDGSLLLDDDPYSGVPMPEGDIDLAGFDRPGTGARRE
- the arcD gene encoding arginine/ornithine antiporter ArcD gives rise to the protein MASLDFEPLTYDELSPERRPTLAQALVPVLGVIVFLGIGSGYLGLAPHAPLLWSIVLTGLVGYFWLDLSWDDLYDGMANSLLMGLQALLILFTIYALIATWVSAGTIPGMMYYGLSILTPEVFLPVTAILAALVAFSIGSSWTTAGTLGVAFIGIGSGLGIPAPMTAGAILSGAYAGDKQSPLSDTTNLAAAVTNTDLFDHIRAMRTGTVVALGLSIILYAVLGLRAGGAIPEGQVAEIQGALAGTYSLSPLVFLPLVVTFGLALYGYPALPSLVAGVFAGVFTTFAVQGVGFTAAWDVFLIGTEPQTGTKLVNKLLHVDGLSGSAWTITVVVAALALGGILEGIGVLAVLAHHLVQAVRSSTSLVVSSGLSAILVNVFSAQQYMAIVIPGMTLRNLYDDYDLESSDLSRAVEAAGTPTGALIPWHAGAVYMSSALDVTTLSLASWSAFWGSYFPYYFFAFLSPLVLFVMALTGRATTPNDAADSSATVAADD